A window of Castanea sativa cultivar Marrone di Chiusa Pesio chromosome 1, ASM4071231v1 contains these coding sequences:
- the LOC142610015 gene encoding uncharacterized protein LOC142610015 isoform X1, with product MTTTTIFLSFLLVLFRHANSESQLNDKEQTVLLKLKQHWQNPPSLSHWQNPLSLSHLNSLNSSHHCNWPEITCTSGTVTQLLLQNKNITQTVPPFICDLKNLTVINLSYNFISQKFPKALYNCSKLEDLDLSQNYFNGTIPVDIHRLSGLRHLNLGANDFYGNIPASIGQLTELRTLKLFQCAFNGSFPPEIGNLSKLESLQLAYNVNMTAAELPSNFTELKKLKFLWITASNLNGEIPETIGEMEALEHLDLSINNLTGKIPTSLFKPRNLSIVYLFRNQLFGEIPRVVEALNIDVIDLSDNKLTGSIPDDFGRLRNMTGLSLFFNQLSGKIPDSIGRLPSLVVLKVFSNNLSGTLPPDFGRYSMLVEFQVADNKLEGELPEHLCDNGRLVGVVAFNNNLTGELPKSLGNCNGLKIVTVYNNRLFGDIPSGLWTSLNLSVLILSDNSFTGELPQRVARNLSRLEINNNKFSGTIPSGVSSWRNLVVFEASNNIFTGTIPQELTSLPYLTILFLDQNRLSGSLPLDIISWKSLNTLNLHRNKISGPIPEKLGNLAGLTELDLSENQLSGRIPLQLGLLKLTLLNLSSNHLTGRIPTQFENDAYASSFLNNLALCANKPSLNINSCNYSDHHKSSKVPSKYLPLIISFVAVALLSLVVAMISIYRKGKHRLDSTWKFTIFQSVDFRESDILSGLIEENVIGRGGSGKVYRVVVNDSNSIVAVKKIWNNRKLEQKLEKEFHAEVKILGSIRHSNIVKLLCCMSNENSKLLVYEYSKNHSLDQWLHGKSRASSTSSSVQHVVLDWPKRLQIAVGAAQGLYYMHHSCSPPIVHRDVKSSNILLDSEFNAKIADFGLAKIFKQGELATMSVVAGSFGYIAPEYAHTIRVNEKIDVYSFGVILLELTTGREASYGDEHTSLADWAWRYIKDDIPIVDALDEEIKEPSYLEEMSSVFILGIICTNTEPSKRPPMKEVVQKLHKCSQPLVYGEKIATSLYDTSPLKNSKRKSASENDEELLASIV from the exons atgaCCACAACAACCATCTTCCTCTCCTTCCTTCTCGTCCTTTTCAGACATGCGAACTCTGAGTCTCAGCTAAACGACAAAGAGCAAACAGTCCTCCTGAAACTAAAGCAACATTGGCAAAACCCACCATCTCTAAGCCACTGGCAGAATCCACTATCTCTAAGCCACTTGAACTCCTTAAACTCCTCCCACCACTGTAACTGGCCAGAGATCACTTGCACCAGTGGAACAGTCACCCAACTACTACTTCAAAACAAGAACATCACCCAAACAGTCCCACCCTTCATCTGTGACCTCAAGAACCTCACAGTCATTAACCTTTCATACAACTTCATTTCTCAGAAGTTTCCTAAAGCGCTCTATAACTGTTCCAAGCTTGAGGACCTTGACCTCTCACAGAATTACTTCAACGGCACAATCCCAGTTGACATTCACCGCTTGTCTGGCCTGCGCCACCTCAACCTTGGAGCCAACGACTTCTATGGTAACATTCCAGCATCTATTGGACAGTTAACGGAGCTAAGGACGCTTAAGCTTTTCCAGTGTGCGTTTAACGGTTCTTTCCCGCCAGAAATTGGCAACTTGTCCAAACTTGAGTCACTGCAGTTGGCCTATAATGTAAACATGACAGCAGCAGAGTTGCCTTCGAACTTCACGGAGTTGAAGAAGCTTAAGTTTTTATGGATTACTGCATCTAATTTGAATGGGGAAATCCCAGAGACAATTGGAGAAATGGAGGCTTTGGAGCATTTGGATTTGTCAATAAACAATCTGACTGGGAAAATTCCAACCAGTTTGTTTAAGCCAAGGAATTTAAGTATTGTGTATCTTTTCAGAAACCAATTGTTTGGGGAGATTCCTCGGGTGGTTGAAGCATTAAACATTGATGTTATTGACCTCTCCGACAATAAATTGACTGGAAGCATACCTGATGATTTTGGTAGACTCAGAAACATGACAGGTCTGAGTTTGTTTTTCAATCAGTTATCTGGAAAAATCCCAGACAGTATTGGCCGTCTTCCAAGTCTGGTGGTTCTTAAAGTGTTTAGCAACAATTTATCAGGGACTCTACCTCCGGACTTTGGGCGGTATTCGATGCTTGTAGAGTTCCAGGTTGCAGACAATAAGCTTGAAGGCGAGTTACCAGAACACTTGTGTGATAACGGAAGGTTGGTGGGTGTGGTAGCCTTTAACAACAACCTCACTGGAGAATTGCCTAAGTCACTTGGCAATTGCAATGGTTTGAAAATTGTGACTGTTTACAATAATAGGCTTTTTGGAGATATTCCTAGTGGCCTATGGACATCGTTGAATTTGAGTGTCTTGATTTTAAGCGACAATTCGTTTACAGGCGAGCTTCCTCAAAGAGTGGCAAGGAATCTCTCAAGATTGGAAATAAATAACAACAAATTTTCTGGTACGATTCCATCTGGAGTGTCTTCCTGGAGGAATTTGGTGGTATTTGAGGCTAGTAATAACATCTTTACTGGCACAATTCCTCAAGAATTAACATCTCTTCCTTATTTAacaattctttttcttgatCAAAATCGACTCTCGGGCTCCCTTCCACTAGATATTATATCATGGAAATCGCTAAATACTCTAAACCTTCACCGAAATAAAATCTCTGGGCCTATTCCAGAGAAATTAGGTAATTTGGCAGGTCTAACAGAGTTGGACTTGTCAGAAAACCAACTTTCTGGCCGAATACCTCTCCAACTTGGCCTCTTGAAGCTCACTTTACTCAATCTCTCTTCCAATCATTTGACTGGGAGGATCCCAACACAATTTGAAAATGATGCGTATGCCAGCAGCTTCTTGAACAATCTTGCTCTCTGTGCTAATAAGCCATCACTAAACATTAACAGCTGCAACTATTCTGACCATCATAAATCGAGCAAAGTTCCCTCCAAATATCTTCCTTTAATTATAAGTTTTGTGGCTGTGGCTTTACTGAGTTTAGTAGTTGCAATGATCAGTATTTATAGGAAGGGAAAGCATCGATTAGATTCCACATGGAAGTTCACCATATTCCAGAGTGTGGATTTCAGGGAATCAGACATTTTGTCAGGATTGATAGAAGAAAATGTGATTGGTAGAGGTGGATCAGGGAAGGTATACCGTGTTGTTGTTAATGATTCAAACAGTATTGTTGCTGTGAAGAAAATTTGGAATAACCGAAAGCTAGAGCAGAAGCTTGAGAAAGAATTTCATGCAGAAGTAAAAATATTGGGTTCAATTCGACATTCCAACATAGTGAAGCTGCTTTGTTGTATGTCcaatgaaaattcaaaacttcTAGTCTATGAGTATTCAAAAAACCATAGCCTGGATCAATGGTTGCATGGGAAGAGTAGAGCATCATCCACCTCAAGTTCAGTCCAGCATGTTGTCCTGGATTGGCCTAAGAGATTGCAGATAGCAGTTGGGGCTGCCCAGGGGCTCTATTACATGCACCATAGCTGCTCTCCACCAATTGTTCATCGAGATGTGAAATCAAGTAACATCCTTTTAGACTCTGAGTTCAACGCAAAGATAGCTGATTTTGGTCTAGCCAAGATTTTCAAGCAGGGAGAACTTGCTACAATGTCAGTTGTAGCTGGTTCTTTTGGCTACATAGCTCCAG AGTATGCTCACACAATACGAGTTAATGAGAAGATTGATGTTTATAGCTTTGGGGTTATCCTTCTGGAACTAACTACAGGAAGGGAAGCTAGTTATGGTGATGAACATACATCCCTTGCCGATTGGGCATGGCGTTACATTAAAGATGACATCCCTATAGTTGATGCATTGGATGAGGAGATCAAGGAACCCAGTTATTTGGAAGAAATGAGCTCTGTTTTCATTCTTGGAATCATTTGTACGAATACAGAACCTTCTAAGCGGCCTCCCATGAAAGAGGTTGTGCAGAAACTGCACAAATGCAGCCAGCCACTTGTTTATGGAGAGAAGATTGCTACAAGTTTGTACGATACTTCTCCCCTCAAGAATTCAAAGCGCAAGAGTGCGTCAGAAAATGATGAGGAACTCTTGGCATCCATCGTTTGA
- the LOC142610015 gene encoding uncharacterized protein LOC142610015 isoform X2 → MTTTTIFLSFLLVLFRHANSESQLNDKEQTVLLKLKQHWQNPPSLSHWQNPLSLSHLNSLNSSHHCNWPEITCTSGTVTQLLLQNKNITQTVPPFICDLKNLTVINLSYNFISQKFPKALYNCSKLEDLDLSQNYFNGTIPVDIHRLSGLRHLNLGANDFYGNIPASIGQLTELRTLKLFQCAFNGSFPPEIGNLSKLESLQLAYNVNMTAAELPSNFTELKKLKFLWITASNLNGEIPETIGEMEALEHLDLSINNLTGKIPTSLFKPRNLSIVYLFRNQLFGEIPRVVEALNIDVIDLSDNKLTGSIPDDFGRLRNMTGLSLFFNQLSGKIPDSIGRLPSLVVLKVFSNNLSGTLPPDFGRYSMLVEFQVADNKLEGELPEHLCDNGRLVGVVAFNNNLTGELPKSLGNCNGLKIVTVYNNRLFGDIPSGLWTSLNLSVLILSDNSFTGELPQRVARNLSRLEINNNKFSGTIPSGVSSWRNLVVFEASNNIFTGTIPQELTSLPYLTILFLDQNRLSGSLPLDIISWKSLNTLNLHRNKISGPIPEKLGNLAGLTELDLSENQLSGRIPLQLGLLKLTLLNLSSNHLTGRIPTQFENDAYASSFLNNLALCANKPSLNINSCNYSDHHKSSKVPSKYLPLIISFVAVALLSLVVAMISIYRKGKHRLDSTWKFTIFQSVDFRESDILSGLIEENVIGRGGSGKVYRVVVNDSNSIVAVKKIWNNRKLEQKLEKEFHAEVKILGSIRHSNIVKLLCCMSNENSKLLVYEYSKNHSLDQWLHGKSRASSTSSSVQHVVLDWPKRLQIAVGAAQGLYYMHHSCSPPIVHRDVKSSNILLDSEFNAKIADFGLAKIFKQGELATMSVVAGSFGYIAPALGLSFWN, encoded by the exons atgaCCACAACAACCATCTTCCTCTCCTTCCTTCTCGTCCTTTTCAGACATGCGAACTCTGAGTCTCAGCTAAACGACAAAGAGCAAACAGTCCTCCTGAAACTAAAGCAACATTGGCAAAACCCACCATCTCTAAGCCACTGGCAGAATCCACTATCTCTAAGCCACTTGAACTCCTTAAACTCCTCCCACCACTGTAACTGGCCAGAGATCACTTGCACCAGTGGAACAGTCACCCAACTACTACTTCAAAACAAGAACATCACCCAAACAGTCCCACCCTTCATCTGTGACCTCAAGAACCTCACAGTCATTAACCTTTCATACAACTTCATTTCTCAGAAGTTTCCTAAAGCGCTCTATAACTGTTCCAAGCTTGAGGACCTTGACCTCTCACAGAATTACTTCAACGGCACAATCCCAGTTGACATTCACCGCTTGTCTGGCCTGCGCCACCTCAACCTTGGAGCCAACGACTTCTATGGTAACATTCCAGCATCTATTGGACAGTTAACGGAGCTAAGGACGCTTAAGCTTTTCCAGTGTGCGTTTAACGGTTCTTTCCCGCCAGAAATTGGCAACTTGTCCAAACTTGAGTCACTGCAGTTGGCCTATAATGTAAACATGACAGCAGCAGAGTTGCCTTCGAACTTCACGGAGTTGAAGAAGCTTAAGTTTTTATGGATTACTGCATCTAATTTGAATGGGGAAATCCCAGAGACAATTGGAGAAATGGAGGCTTTGGAGCATTTGGATTTGTCAATAAACAATCTGACTGGGAAAATTCCAACCAGTTTGTTTAAGCCAAGGAATTTAAGTATTGTGTATCTTTTCAGAAACCAATTGTTTGGGGAGATTCCTCGGGTGGTTGAAGCATTAAACATTGATGTTATTGACCTCTCCGACAATAAATTGACTGGAAGCATACCTGATGATTTTGGTAGACTCAGAAACATGACAGGTCTGAGTTTGTTTTTCAATCAGTTATCTGGAAAAATCCCAGACAGTATTGGCCGTCTTCCAAGTCTGGTGGTTCTTAAAGTGTTTAGCAACAATTTATCAGGGACTCTACCTCCGGACTTTGGGCGGTATTCGATGCTTGTAGAGTTCCAGGTTGCAGACAATAAGCTTGAAGGCGAGTTACCAGAACACTTGTGTGATAACGGAAGGTTGGTGGGTGTGGTAGCCTTTAACAACAACCTCACTGGAGAATTGCCTAAGTCACTTGGCAATTGCAATGGTTTGAAAATTGTGACTGTTTACAATAATAGGCTTTTTGGAGATATTCCTAGTGGCCTATGGACATCGTTGAATTTGAGTGTCTTGATTTTAAGCGACAATTCGTTTACAGGCGAGCTTCCTCAAAGAGTGGCAAGGAATCTCTCAAGATTGGAAATAAATAACAACAAATTTTCTGGTACGATTCCATCTGGAGTGTCTTCCTGGAGGAATTTGGTGGTATTTGAGGCTAGTAATAACATCTTTACTGGCACAATTCCTCAAGAATTAACATCTCTTCCTTATTTAacaattctttttcttgatCAAAATCGACTCTCGGGCTCCCTTCCACTAGATATTATATCATGGAAATCGCTAAATACTCTAAACCTTCACCGAAATAAAATCTCTGGGCCTATTCCAGAGAAATTAGGTAATTTGGCAGGTCTAACAGAGTTGGACTTGTCAGAAAACCAACTTTCTGGCCGAATACCTCTCCAACTTGGCCTCTTGAAGCTCACTTTACTCAATCTCTCTTCCAATCATTTGACTGGGAGGATCCCAACACAATTTGAAAATGATGCGTATGCCAGCAGCTTCTTGAACAATCTTGCTCTCTGTGCTAATAAGCCATCACTAAACATTAACAGCTGCAACTATTCTGACCATCATAAATCGAGCAAAGTTCCCTCCAAATATCTTCCTTTAATTATAAGTTTTGTGGCTGTGGCTTTACTGAGTTTAGTAGTTGCAATGATCAGTATTTATAGGAAGGGAAAGCATCGATTAGATTCCACATGGAAGTTCACCATATTCCAGAGTGTGGATTTCAGGGAATCAGACATTTTGTCAGGATTGATAGAAGAAAATGTGATTGGTAGAGGTGGATCAGGGAAGGTATACCGTGTTGTTGTTAATGATTCAAACAGTATTGTTGCTGTGAAGAAAATTTGGAATAACCGAAAGCTAGAGCAGAAGCTTGAGAAAGAATTTCATGCAGAAGTAAAAATATTGGGTTCAATTCGACATTCCAACATAGTGAAGCTGCTTTGTTGTATGTCcaatgaaaattcaaaacttcTAGTCTATGAGTATTCAAAAAACCATAGCCTGGATCAATGGTTGCATGGGAAGAGTAGAGCATCATCCACCTCAAGTTCAGTCCAGCATGTTGTCCTGGATTGGCCTAAGAGATTGCAGATAGCAGTTGGGGCTGCCCAGGGGCTCTATTACATGCACCATAGCTGCTCTCCACCAATTGTTCATCGAGATGTGAAATCAAGTAACATCCTTTTAGACTCTGAGTTCAACGCAAAGATAGCTGATTTTGGTCTAGCCAAGATTTTCAAGCAGGGAGAACTTGCTACAATGTCAGTTGTAGCTGGTTCTTTTGGCTACATAGCTCCAG CTTTGGGGTTATCCTTCTGGAACTAA